One window of the Streptomyces sp. NBC_00259 genome contains the following:
- a CDS encoding pyridoxamine 5'-phosphate oxidase family protein, which produces MAPLQENPSYRTTERTVPTRSRDRASYDRDLVHSILDEAYVCHLGFVRDGAPVVLPTLYGRVGDTLYVHGSTGSRPLRMAGQADPGLDVCLTVTHVDGLVLARSAFHHSINYRSVVVHGTARQVTDPEEKRSALDALVDHVVPGRSRDSRPADAKELAATAVLRLDLDEVSAKVRTGGPSDDPEDLSLPYWTGVVPLVHGHGTPVPADDLDPSVALPEYLSAP; this is translated from the coding sequence ATGGCCCCGCTGCAGGAGAACCCCTCCTACCGGACGACCGAACGGACCGTCCCCACGCGTTCGCGCGACCGCGCCTCCTACGACCGCGACCTGGTGCACTCGATACTCGACGAGGCGTACGTCTGCCATCTCGGCTTCGTCCGCGACGGGGCACCGGTCGTGCTGCCCACCCTCTACGGGCGGGTCGGCGACACGCTGTACGTGCACGGATCGACCGGCTCCCGGCCGCTGCGCATGGCCGGCCAGGCAGACCCGGGACTCGACGTCTGTCTGACGGTCACCCATGTCGACGGGCTGGTTCTGGCACGCTCCGCCTTCCATCACTCGATCAACTACCGCTCTGTCGTGGTCCACGGCACCGCCCGCCAGGTGACCGACCCCGAGGAGAAGCGCTCGGCGCTCGACGCCCTGGTGGACCATGTGGTGCCCGGCCGCTCGCGCGACTCCCGCCCGGCCGACGCCAAGGAACTGGCCGCGACGGCCGTGCTCCGCCTCGACTTGGACGAGGTCTCCGCGAAGGTCCGCACGGGCGGACCGAGCGACGATCCCGAGGACCTGTCCCTGCCGTACTGGACGGGCGTGGTCCCGCTGGTCCACGGCCACGGCACCCCGGTTCCCGCGGACGACCTGGACCCGTCGGTGGCACTGCCCGAGTACCTCTCGGCTCCGTAG
- a CDS encoding DMT family transporter, whose product MSNASSAVASGLPVGRSLIYLVVAGVAWGTAGAAASLVFEVSDLGPLALSFWRCLGGMLLLAGALALRERTPATPSEPRRRRLLRILGTGIGLTVFQSAYFAAVDQTGLAVGTVVTLGAGPVLIALGARLTMGERLGGGGIAAVLGALTGLVVLVLGGEGGTVRPAGVALAVLSAAGYAAITLLTRWLGRDGRGADALSTTMWTFVVGAVGLLPLALMEGLLPHTAEPARVLWLLVYVAAVPTALAYALYFAGAAVVRAATVSVIMLLEPVSAAVLAVTALNERLTAATVAGTVVLLAAVVGLAWQEARLAANRRRAAHALT is encoded by the coding sequence GTGTCGAACGCTTCTTCGGCTGTCGCTTCCGGCCTGCCCGTCGGACGCAGCCTTATCTATCTCGTCGTGGCCGGTGTGGCCTGGGGGACCGCGGGGGCGGCCGCCTCGCTGGTCTTCGAGGTCAGTGATCTGGGCCCGCTCGCCCTGTCGTTCTGGCGCTGCCTCGGCGGAATGCTGCTGCTGGCCGGTGCGCTCGCGCTGCGCGAGCGCACCCCGGCGACACCGTCCGAGCCACGCCGTCGCCGACTGCTGCGCATCCTCGGCACCGGCATCGGGCTGACCGTGTTTCAGAGCGCCTACTTCGCCGCGGTCGACCAGACCGGCCTCGCGGTCGGCACCGTCGTCACCCTGGGTGCGGGACCCGTCCTGATCGCCCTCGGCGCCAGGCTCACGATGGGGGAGCGACTCGGCGGTGGCGGGATCGCCGCGGTCCTCGGCGCGCTCACGGGCCTGGTCGTGCTGGTGCTCGGCGGTGAGGGCGGCACGGTGCGGCCGGCCGGCGTGGCGCTGGCCGTTCTGTCGGCCGCGGGCTACGCGGCCATCACCCTGCTCACCCGGTGGCTGGGACGGGACGGACGCGGTGCCGACGCGCTGTCCACGACCATGTGGACGTTCGTGGTCGGAGCGGTCGGGCTGCTGCCGCTCGCGCTCATGGAAGGGCTGCTGCCGCACACCGCGGAACCGGCGCGGGTGCTGTGGCTGTTGGTGTACGTCGCCGCCGTTCCCACGGCGCTCGCGTACGCGCTGTACTTCGCGGGTGCGGCGGTCGTCCGGGCCGCGACGGTGTCGGTGATCATGCTGCTGGAGCCGGTCAGCGCGGCGGTGCTCGCGGTGACCGCGCTGAACGAGCGGCTGACCGCCGCGACCGTGGCGGGAACGGTGGTACTGCTCGCCGCGGTCGTCGGCCTGGCCTGGCAGGAGGCCCGGCTGGCGGCGAACCGGCGCAGAGCGGCGCACGCGCTGACCTGA
- a CDS encoding EamA family transporter, giving the protein MHASQGRSAGLGLALASAFAFGGSGVAAKPLIEAGLDPLHVVWLRVAGAALVMLPLAWRHRDLLIRKPALLAGFGLLAVAGVQACYFAAISRIPVGVALLIEYLAPALVLAWVRFVQRRPVTRAAAAGVVLAVGGLACVVEVWSGVSFDVIGLLLALGAACCQVGYFVLSDQGGTGDDAPDPLGVIAYGLLIGALVLTAVARPWEMDWELLGGTAAMSGAAVPAALLLGWIVLIATVVAYVTGVVSVRRLSPQVAGVVACLEAVIATVLAWVLLGEHLSAPQIFGGAVVLVGAFIAQSSTPKAASGPVAGGPGPVPAVDDSDLSAGRATA; this is encoded by the coding sequence ATGCACGCGTCTCAGGGAAGGAGCGCCGGCCTGGGACTCGCCCTGGCCTCGGCGTTCGCATTCGGTGGTTCAGGTGTGGCGGCCAAGCCGCTCATCGAGGCGGGACTCGACCCGCTGCATGTGGTGTGGCTCCGGGTGGCAGGTGCCGCCCTCGTCATGCTTCCGCTCGCCTGGCGCCACCGCGACCTGCTGATACGCAAGCCGGCGCTGCTCGCCGGCTTCGGGCTGCTGGCCGTCGCCGGTGTTCAGGCCTGCTACTTCGCCGCGATCTCCCGTATCCCCGTCGGGGTCGCCCTGCTGATCGAGTACCTGGCTCCCGCGCTGGTCCTCGCCTGGGTCCGCTTCGTCCAGCGCCGACCGGTCACCCGGGCCGCCGCGGCCGGTGTGGTCCTCGCCGTCGGCGGTCTCGCCTGCGTGGTCGAGGTCTGGTCGGGAGTGAGCTTCGACGTGATCGGACTGCTGCTGGCCCTGGGGGCGGCCTGCTGCCAGGTCGGCTACTTCGTCCTGTCCGACCAGGGTGGCACCGGTGACGACGCCCCGGACCCGCTCGGCGTGATCGCGTACGGGCTGCTCATCGGCGCCCTGGTGCTGACCGCCGTCGCGCGTCCGTGGGAGATGGACTGGGAGTTGCTCGGCGGCACCGCCGCGATGAGCGGGGCAGCGGTTCCGGCGGCTCTGCTGCTGGGCTGGATCGTGCTGATCGCCACGGTCGTCGCCTACGTGACCGGTGTCGTCTCCGTACGCAGGCTCTCACCGCAGGTGGCGGGGGTGGTCGCATGTCTGGAGGCGGTCATAGCGACCGTGCTGGCCTGGGTGCTCCTGGGCGAGCACCTGTCCGCGCCGCAGATCTTCGGCGGTGCGGTGGTCCTGGTGGGTGCCTTCATCGCCCAGTCCTCCACCCCCAAGGCGGCATCGGGGCCGGTGGCAGGCGGCCCCGGGCCGGTTCCGGCGGTGGACGACAGTGACTTGTCGGCCGGACGGGCCACGGCCTAG
- a CDS encoding Clp protease N-terminal domain-containing protein, which translates to MQFPVPRVPQQPVPTRAGTDAGLTEELASAVAGARRRALRDGDRQIDTAHLLHSLIESDPEVRMAFAGAGQLARVLGYLVQRSIGYGLRWQATVEDSGTLPVAGDPDQAGWSPSAAAAMEDALARAGRRGETRAAGLDLLAALAADRDCRAVDVLEHAGVDTARLAGRIGELSQQV; encoded by the coding sequence GTGCAATTCCCTGTCCCGCGGGTACCCCAGCAGCCCGTACCCACCCGCGCCGGGACCGACGCCGGACTCACCGAGGAACTGGCTTCGGCCGTCGCGGGTGCGCGTCGGCGCGCGCTGCGGGACGGTGACCGCCAGATCGACACGGCCCACCTGCTGCACTCGCTGATCGAGTCCGACCCGGAAGTGCGCATGGCCTTCGCCGGCGCCGGTCAGCTCGCGCGGGTGCTCGGCTATCTCGTGCAGCGCAGCATCGGATACGGGCTGCGGTGGCAGGCGACGGTCGAGGACTCCGGGACGCTCCCCGTGGCCGGTGACCCCGATCAGGCGGGCTGGTCGCCGTCGGCGGCGGCCGCCATGGAGGACGCGCTGGCGCGGGCCGGGCGCCGCGGGGAGACACGCGCCGCCGGTCTCGATCTGCTCGCCGCCCTCGCCGCGGACCGTGACTGCCGGGCGGTCGACGTGCTGGAGCACGCGGGAGTCGACACCGCGCGGCTGGCGGGCCGCATCGGCGAGCTGTCTCAACAGGTGTGA
- a CDS encoding type II toxin-antitoxin system Rv0910 family toxin, giving the protein MAEVSAEARIEAPAGKVWAQLTDFASYGQWNATHTSFPQGGPETLEAGATFAENMKLMGFPAEVNWTVEELEPERVFAIKGKGPMGVLVGNRYTLTPDGDATTVRIDGEFTGAAVSLMAGKLKDSATAALNESLRKLGGLVG; this is encoded by the coding sequence ATGGCCGAGGTCAGCGCGGAGGCACGCATCGAGGCGCCCGCCGGAAAGGTGTGGGCCCAGCTGACGGACTTCGCTTCGTACGGCCAGTGGAACGCCACCCACACCAGCTTCCCGCAGGGCGGCCCGGAGACGCTCGAGGCCGGTGCGACGTTCGCCGAGAACATGAAGCTGATGGGCTTTCCCGCAGAGGTGAACTGGACCGTGGAGGAACTGGAGCCGGAGCGGGTCTTCGCCATCAAGGGCAAGGGGCCGATGGGCGTCCTCGTCGGCAACCGCTACACACTCACCCCGGACGGCGACGCCACCACGGTCCGGATCGACGGGGAGTTCACGGGCGCGGCCGTCTCACTGATGGCGGGCAAGCTCAAGGATTCGGCGACCGCCGCCCTGAACGAGTCCCTGCGCAAGCTGGGCGGACTGGTCGGCTGA
- a CDS encoding PadR family transcriptional regulator, whose translation MRSHGHGHGPGPGQGNCGPGHHGRGEGRGEYEGRRAAFGPFGPGFGGPPWAGGGGGRGRGRGRARRGDVRASILALLKDRPMHGYEMIQEIGERSGGAWKPSPGSVYPTLQLLEDEGLITSESDGGKKLFTLTDTGRAEADSVPDAPWEEAGRGIDWDAMNEIRQAGFGLMEAFGQVWKTGTPEQRQKAISVINEARKKLYLILADEH comes from the coding sequence ATGCGTTCACATGGACACGGGCATGGACCCGGGCCGGGGCAGGGCAACTGCGGACCCGGTCATCACGGTCGGGGTGAAGGCCGTGGTGAGTACGAGGGGCGCCGAGCCGCCTTCGGCCCGTTCGGGCCGGGATTCGGCGGACCCCCGTGGGCCGGCGGTGGCGGCGGACGCGGCCGAGGCCGGGGAAGGGCGCGCCGCGGTGATGTGCGGGCCTCGATCCTGGCCCTGCTGAAGGACCGTCCGATGCACGGTTACGAGATGATCCAGGAGATCGGCGAGCGCAGCGGTGGGGCCTGGAAGCCCAGCCCGGGCTCGGTCTATCCCACGCTCCAGCTGCTGGAGGACGAGGGCCTGATCACCAGTGAGAGCGACGGCGGCAAGAAGCTGTTCACGCTCACCGACACCGGTCGCGCCGAGGCCGACTCGGTTCCGGACGCCCCGTGGGAGGAAGCCGGCCGGGGTATCGACTGGGATGCCATGAACGAGATACGGCAGGCGGGATTCGGGCTCATGGAGGCGTTCGGCCAGGTCTGGAAGACCGGCACGCCCGAGCAGCGCCAGAAGGCGATCTCGGTGATCAACGAGGCCCGTAAGAAGCTGTATCTGATCCTGGCCGACGAGCACTGA
- a CDS encoding PhzF family phenazine biosynthesis protein — translation MRIRIVDAFTDRPFAGNPAGVLLLDTGAFPDDGWLQSVATEMNLSETAFAHRLPADGGADWALRWFTPATEVDMCGHATLATAHVLRDTGAATGTVRFAARCGILAATTHDDGTITLDFPVSSLTRVEAPDGVAEALGAAPLSVRDTAEHIGDLLVELADEATVRGLAPDIRALAAHSKRGIIVTAAASAPESGYDYVSRCFFPNVGIDEDPVTGSAHTALAPFWSARLGSPELTGLQASARSGLVRTTLRGDRVLLTGRAVTVVDGELLSKP, via the coding sequence ATGCGGATTCGAATCGTCGACGCGTTCACCGACCGGCCCTTCGCGGGCAACCCCGCCGGAGTGCTGCTTCTCGACACCGGCGCCTTCCCCGACGACGGCTGGCTCCAGAGCGTGGCGACGGAGATGAACCTCTCCGAGACGGCGTTCGCCCACCGGCTGCCCGCCGACGGCGGGGCGGACTGGGCACTGCGCTGGTTCACCCCGGCCACCGAGGTGGACATGTGCGGGCATGCCACCCTCGCCACGGCGCACGTCCTGCGCGACACGGGCGCCGCGACCGGCACGGTGCGCTTCGCGGCGCGCTGCGGGATCCTCGCCGCGACGACGCACGACGACGGCACGATCACCCTGGACTTCCCGGTGTCGTCGCTGACCCGGGTGGAGGCTCCGGACGGTGTCGCCGAAGCGCTGGGAGCGGCTCCGCTGTCGGTACGTGACACCGCCGAGCACATCGGTGACCTGCTGGTGGAACTGGCCGACGAGGCGACCGTGCGCGGCCTGGCGCCCGACATCCGGGCGCTGGCCGCCCACTCGAAGCGCGGCATCATCGTCACCGCCGCGGCCTCGGCCCCGGAAAGCGGCTACGACTACGTGTCGCGCTGCTTCTTCCCGAACGTCGGCATCGACGAGGACCCCGTCACCGGCAGCGCGCACACCGCGCTCGCCCCGTTCTGGTCGGCCCGCCTGGGCAGCCCGGAGCTGACCGGACTGCAGGCTTCCGCCCGCTCGGGGCTGGTCAGGACGACGCTGCGGGGCGATCGCGTCCTGCTCACCGGGCGCGCGGTGACGGTCGTCGACGGAGAGCTGCTCAGCAAGCCCTGA
- a CDS encoding CPBP family intramembrane glutamic endopeptidase, which produces MQAEAGHVSGWLPEGGLSRRTLRSETLLVLALSLGASALSSLISFIGSLTRPGGLKDQAATLNSSYAPGRPWLDLAWQLFGIATALVPVALVAHLLLREGVGGLKAIGFDRARPWSDLGRGVLVAAGIGSAGLAFYLAVRAAGGNLTVVPEALPEVWWKYPVLILSAVQNSVVEEVIVVGYLLRRLDQLGWSPMAALAASSVLRGSYHLYQGIGGFVGNMVMGVVFVLLYRRWGRVGPLVAAHALLDIVAFVGYGLLAGNVSWLPTG; this is translated from the coding sequence GTGCAGGCGGAGGCGGGACACGTGTCCGGATGGCTCCCCGAGGGGGGCTTGTCGCGCAGGACCCTGCGGTCCGAGACCCTGCTGGTGCTGGCGCTCTCCCTGGGCGCCAGTGCGCTCTCGTCGCTGATCAGCTTCATCGGGTCGCTGACGAGGCCGGGCGGCCTCAAGGACCAGGCGGCCACGCTCAACAGCTCGTACGCCCCGGGCCGGCCCTGGCTCGACCTCGCCTGGCAGCTGTTCGGGATCGCGACGGCCCTGGTGCCGGTCGCGCTCGTCGCCCACCTGCTGCTGCGCGAGGGCGTCGGCGGGCTGAAGGCCATCGGGTTCGACCGGGCCCGCCCATGGTCCGACCTGGGGCGGGGCGTGCTGGTCGCCGCCGGGATCGGCAGCGCGGGGCTGGCGTTCTATCTCGCGGTCAGGGCCGCCGGGGGCAACCTGACGGTGGTGCCCGAGGCGCTTCCCGAGGTGTGGTGGAAGTACCCGGTGCTGATCCTCTCCGCGGTGCAGAACTCCGTGGTGGAAGAAGTCATCGTCGTCGGGTATCTGCTGCGCCGGCTGGACCAGTTGGGCTGGAGCCCGATGGCGGCCCTCGCCGCCAGTTCGGTGCTGCGCGGCTCCTACCACCTCTACCAGGGGATCGGCGGCTTCGTCGGCAACATGGTGATGGGCGTGGTCTTCGTGCTCCTGTACCGGCGGTGGGGCCGGGTGGGCCCGCTCGTGGCCGCGCACGCTCTCCTCGACATCGTGGCCTTCGTCGGTTATGGGCTGCTGGCCGGGAACGTGAGCTGGCTGCCCACCGGGTGA
- a CDS encoding glutamate-cysteine ligase family protein: MGEKVVAGGFDLSDRQRYRRKLQQCLAGLGRLLAEKRFDRPKNLMGLEIELNLAGPDGLPRMMNAQVLDRIASRDFQTELGMFNLEVNIAPHRLGGRVLDRLAEELRTGLGYAHRKAAEVDAGIVMIGILPTLSSNDLVSANLSEVDRYALLNDQIVAARGEDFILDIDGVERLNCTSTSIAPEAACTSVQLHLQVTPGRFAQVWNAAQAIAAVQIAVGANSPFLFGRELWRESRPPLFQQATDTRPPELQAQGVRPRTWFGERWVDSAYELFEENLRYFPALLPMCDDEEPLRVLDDGGVPRLQELVLHNGTVYRWNRPVYGLADGVPHLRVENRVLPAGPTVTDVVANAAFYYGLVRALAEESRPLWTRMPFETAAANFETACRHGIDAELQWPRPGRGGGLTRVPAVKLVRDELLPLAAAGLDAWNVEPADRDFYLGAIEGRCRRRVNGASWQVDAFHRALESGMDREAALAAVTRRYSELMHLGEPVHTWPSAPAR, translated from the coding sequence ATGGGGGAGAAGGTCGTGGCAGGCGGGTTCGACCTGTCCGATCGGCAACGGTACCGGAGAAAGCTCCAGCAGTGTCTGGCGGGACTGGGGAGGCTCCTGGCGGAGAAGAGGTTCGATCGACCCAAGAATCTGATGGGGCTGGAGATAGAGCTGAATCTCGCGGGCCCCGACGGGCTGCCGAGGATGATGAATGCTCAGGTGCTCGACCGCATTGCCAGCCGTGATTTCCAGACCGAGCTCGGAATGTTCAACCTGGAGGTCAACATAGCTCCCCACCGGCTGGGCGGCCGGGTCCTCGACCGGCTGGCGGAGGAGCTCCGCACCGGTCTTGGATATGCCCACCGCAAAGCCGCGGAGGTCGACGCCGGCATCGTGATGATCGGAATACTGCCGACCCTCTCCAGCAATGACCTGGTCTCCGCGAATCTCTCGGAGGTCGACCGCTACGCCCTGCTGAACGATCAGATCGTCGCGGCCCGCGGTGAGGACTTCATCCTCGACATCGACGGGGTGGAGCGCCTCAACTGCACCTCGACCTCCATCGCGCCCGAGGCGGCCTGTACGTCGGTGCAGTTGCACCTCCAGGTGACACCCGGCCGGTTCGCCCAGGTCTGGAACGCCGCGCAGGCCATCGCGGCGGTGCAGATCGCCGTCGGCGCGAACTCTCCGTTCCTGTTCGGCAGGGAGCTGTGGCGCGAGTCCCGGCCGCCGCTGTTCCAGCAGGCCACCGACACCCGGCCGCCCGAACTCCAGGCACAGGGGGTGCGCCCGAGGACCTGGTTCGGCGAACGCTGGGTCGACTCCGCGTACGAGCTCTTCGAGGAGAACCTGCGGTACTTCCCGGCGCTGCTGCCGATGTGCGACGACGAGGAACCGCTGCGCGTGCTCGACGACGGCGGCGTACCGAGGCTGCAGGAACTCGTCCTGCACAACGGCACCGTCTACCGCTGGAACCGGCCCGTGTACGGGCTCGCCGACGGAGTGCCGCATCTGCGGGTGGAGAACCGGGTGCTCCCGGCCGGGCCGACCGTCACCGACGTGGTGGCCAACGCGGCCTTCTACTACGGACTCGTGCGGGCGCTCGCGGAGGAGTCACGACCGCTGTGGACCCGGATGCCCTTCGAGACCGCCGCCGCGAACTTCGAGACCGCGTGCCGTCACGGCATCGACGCCGAACTTCAGTGGCCCCGCCCGGGCCGCGGCGGCGGCCTCACCCGCGTACCCGCCGTCAAGCTGGTACGGGACGAGCTGCTGCCGCTCGCCGCCGCCGGGCTCGACGCATGGAACGTCGAGCCCGCGGACCGGGACTTCTACCTCGGCGCCATCGAAGGACGGTGCCGACGCAGGGTGAACGGAGCGTCCTGGCAGGTGGACGCCTTTCACCGGGCGCTGGAGTCGGGCATGGACCGGGAGGCCGCGCTGGCCGCCGTCACACGCCGCTACAGCGAACTGATGCATCTGGGCGAACCCGTGCACACCTGGCCGTCCGCGCCGGCGCGCTGA
- a CDS encoding DUF5999 family protein has protein sequence MCQHQPPCPTAASADREAARLVAHHPEQGWSLLCNGVLLFEDTGELLPDGRIIAPHRPLRVVTAA, from the coding sequence ATGTGCCAGCACCAGCCACCATGCCCGACCGCCGCCTCCGCCGACCGGGAGGCCGCGCGCCTCGTGGCGCACCATCCGGAGCAGGGCTGGAGCCTGCTGTGCAACGGCGTCCTGCTCTTCGAGGACACGGGTGAGCTGCTTCCGGACGGTCGGATCATCGCCCCGCACCGGCCGCTGCGCGTGGTCACGGCCGCCTGA
- the gcvP gene encoding aminomethyl-transferring glycine dehydrogenase, giving the protein MTANRIPLSQLERGTPFEQRHIGPDIEAQAKMLAQVGYGSLDELTAAAVPDVIKNAEALGLPEARTEAEVLAELRTLADRNKVLAPMIGLGYYGTFTPPVILRNVMENPAWYTAYTPYQPEISQGRLEALLNFQTMVADLTGLPTSGASLLDEGTAAAEAMSLSRRVGKVKGVFLVDADALPQTIAVIETRAEPTGVEVVVADLSDGIPAGIAERGVFGVLLQYPGASGAVRDIKPVIDQAHELGAIVTVAADLLALTLLTSPGALGADIAVGTTQRFGVPMGFGGPHAGYMAVQDKHARSLPGRLVGVSVDADGNRAYRLALQTREQHIRREKATSNICTAQVLLAVMAGMYAVYHGPEGLKAIARRTHRYATILAEGLRAGGVEPVHGAYFDTLTVRVPGKAAGIVDAARESGVNLHLVDADHVSISCDETTLRAQLTAVWSAFGVDGDIEALDATAVDTLPAALLRNDDILTHPVFHAHRSETAMLRYLRKLADRDYALDRGMIPLGSCTMKLNATTEMEPVTWPEFGQIHPFAPVGQAQGYLTLIRELEERLAEVTGYDKVSIQPNAGSQGELAGLLAVRAYHRANGDEQRTVCLIPSSAHGTNAASAVMAGMKVVVVKTADDGEIDIADLRAKIEQYRDELSVLMITYPSTHGVFEEHVADICAQVHEAGGQVYVDGANLNALVGLAKPGKFGGDVSHLNLHKTFCIPHGGGGPGVGPVGVREHLAPYLPNHPLQPTAGPETGVGPISAAPWGSAGILPISWAYVRLMGGEGLTRATQVAVLAANYIAKRLEPHYPVLYTGPAGLVAHECIVDLRPLSKATGVSVDDIAKRLIDYGFHAPTMSFPVAGTLMIEPTESEDLTEIDRFCDAMIAIRAEIEKVASGEWPAEDNPLRGAPHTAAALGGEWEHAYSREEAVFPAGVQPSDKYWPPVRRIDGAFGDRNLVCSCPPLDEYDG; this is encoded by the coding sequence ATGACCGCCAACCGCATTCCGCTCTCCCAGCTGGAGCGAGGCACCCCCTTCGAGCAGCGCCACATCGGGCCCGACATCGAGGCCCAGGCGAAGATGCTCGCGCAGGTCGGCTACGGCTCGCTGGACGAGCTGACCGCCGCCGCCGTACCGGACGTGATCAAGAACGCCGAGGCCCTGGGGCTCCCCGAAGCCCGCACCGAGGCCGAGGTCCTCGCCGAGCTGCGCACCCTCGCCGACCGCAACAAGGTCCTCGCCCCGATGATCGGCCTCGGCTACTACGGCACGTTCACGCCGCCGGTCATCCTGCGGAACGTCATGGAGAACCCCGCCTGGTACACGGCGTACACGCCGTACCAGCCGGAGATCTCCCAGGGCCGCCTCGAGGCCCTGCTCAACTTCCAGACGATGGTCGCCGATCTGACCGGGCTGCCCACCTCCGGCGCCTCCCTGCTCGACGAGGGCACCGCGGCCGCCGAGGCCATGTCCCTGTCCCGCCGGGTCGGCAAGGTCAAGGGCGTCTTCCTGGTCGACGCCGACGCGCTGCCGCAGACCATCGCCGTGATCGAGACCCGCGCCGAGCCGACCGGCGTCGAGGTCGTCGTCGCCGATCTCAGCGACGGCATCCCCGCCGGGATCGCCGAGCGCGGCGTCTTCGGCGTGCTGCTCCAGTACCCGGGTGCCTCGGGCGCCGTCCGCGACATCAAGCCGGTCATCGACCAGGCCCATGAGCTCGGCGCGATCGTCACCGTCGCCGCCGACCTGCTCGCGCTGACCCTGCTGACCTCGCCCGGCGCGCTCGGTGCGGACATCGCCGTCGGCACCACGCAGCGCTTCGGCGTCCCCATGGGCTTCGGCGGACCGCACGCCGGCTACATGGCGGTCCAAGACAAGCACGCCCGCAGCCTCCCCGGCCGCCTCGTCGGCGTCTCCGTCGACGCCGACGGCAACAGGGCCTACCGTCTCGCCCTGCAGACCCGTGAGCAGCACATCCGCCGCGAGAAGGCCACCAGCAACATCTGCACCGCGCAGGTGCTGCTCGCCGTGATGGCCGGCATGTACGCGGTCTACCACGGTCCCGAGGGCCTGAAGGCGATCGCGCGCCGCACCCACCGCTACGCCACGATCCTCGCCGAGGGCCTGCGCGCCGGGGGCGTCGAGCCGGTGCACGGCGCCTACTTCGACACGCTGACCGTCCGGGTTCCCGGCAAGGCCGCCGGCATCGTCGACGCCGCCCGTGAGAGCGGTGTCAACCTGCATCTCGTGGACGCCGACCATGTCTCGATCTCCTGCGACGAGACCACCCTGCGCGCCCAGCTGACCGCCGTCTGGTCCGCCTTCGGCGTCGACGGCGACATCGAGGCGCTCGACGCCACGGCCGTCGACACCCTCCCGGCCGCGCTGCTGCGCAACGACGACATCCTCACCCACCCGGTCTTCCACGCGCACCGCTCCGAGACCGCGATGCTCCGCTACCTGCGCAAGCTCGCCGACCGCGACTACGCGCTGGACCGCGGCATGATCCCGCTCGGCTCCTGCACCATGAAGCTGAACGCGACGACCGAGATGGAGCCGGTCACCTGGCCCGAGTTCGGCCAGATCCACCCCTTCGCTCCCGTCGGGCAGGCCCAGGGCTATCTGACCCTGATCCGTGAGCTGGAGGAGCGTCTCGCCGAGGTCACCGGCTACGACAAGGTGTCCATCCAGCCGAACGCCGGTTCGCAGGGCGAGCTCGCGGGTCTGCTCGCGGTGCGCGCGTACCACCGCGCCAACGGTGACGAGCAGCGCACCGTCTGCCTCATCCCGTCCTCCGCGCACGGCACCAACGCCGCCAGCGCCGTCATGGCGGGCATGAAGGTCGTCGTCGTGAAGACCGCGGACGACGGCGAGATCGACATCGCGGACCTGCGCGCCAAGATCGAGCAGTACCGTGACGAGCTGTCCGTCCTCATGATCACGTACCCGTCCACGCACGGTGTGTTCGAGGAGCACGTCGCGGACATCTGCGCCCAGGTCCACGAGGCCGGCGGCCAGGTGTACGTCGACGGCGCCAACCTCAACGCGCTGGTGGGGCTCGCCAAGCCGGGCAAGTTCGGCGGCGACGTCTCGCACCTCAACCTGCACAAGACGTTCTGCATCCCGCACGGCGGCGGCGGCCCCGGCGTCGGCCCGGTCGGCGTTCGCGAGCACCTCGCCCCCTACCTGCCGAACCACCCGCTCCAGCCCACCGCGGGCCCGGAGACCGGAGTCGGCCCGATCTCGGCCGCCCCGTGGGGCTCCGCCGGCATCCTGCCGATCTCCTGGGCGTACGTCCGGCTGATGGGCGGCGAGGGCCTCACGCGCGCCACCCAGGTCGCGGTGCTCGCGGCGAACTACATCGCCAAGCGCCTGGAGCCGCACTACCCGGTGCTCTACACCGGCCCGGCCGGGCTCGTGGCGCACGAGTGCATCGTGGACCTGCGGCCGCTGTCGAAGGCGACCGGCGTCAGCGTCGACGACATCGCCAAGCGCCTGATCGACTACGGCTTCCACGCGCCGACGATGTCGTTCCCGGTGGCCGGCACGCTGATGATCGAGCCCACCGAGAGCGAGGACCTGACCGAGATCGACCGGTTCTGCGATGCGATGATCGCGATCCGTGCCGAGATCGAGAAGGTCGCCTCGGGCGAGTGGCCCGCCGAGGACAACCCGCTGCGCGGCGCGCCGCACACCGCTGCCGCGCTCGGCGGCGAGTGGGAGCACGCGTACAGCCGTGAGGAGGCCGTCTTCCCGGCCGGCGTCCAGCCCTCGGACAAGTACTGGCCGCCGGTGCGCCGCATCGACGGCGCCTTCGGCGACCGCAACCTGGTCTGCTCCTGCCCGCCGCTGGACGAGTACGACGGCTGA